A region of Piscinibacter gummiphilus DNA encodes the following proteins:
- the flgG gene encoding flagellar basal-body rod protein FlgG: MMRSLFIAKTGMEAQQTQLDHISHNLANSATNGYKKSHAVFEDLMYQNLRQTGANSTEQNQLPTGLQVGLGTRAVATSRSFTQGNLQTTERSLDVAIRGNGFFEIQMPDGTTGYTRDGSFQVNSQGQMVTNNGFPVQPGITIPANATSITVSQEGLVSVVVPGNAQPQQVGQLQLTNFINPAGLEPRGQNLYTETAASGTPNTGTPGQDSFGQLQQGALETSNVNVVEELVGMIQTQRAYELNSKAIQTSDQMLQRLTQL, from the coding sequence ATGATGCGTTCCCTGTTCATCGCCAAGACCGGCATGGAAGCCCAGCAGACCCAGCTGGACCACATCTCGCACAACCTGGCCAACTCGGCCACCAACGGCTACAAGAAGTCGCACGCGGTGTTCGAGGACCTGATGTACCAGAACCTGCGGCAGACCGGCGCCAACAGCACCGAGCAGAACCAGCTGCCCACCGGGCTGCAGGTGGGCCTCGGCACCCGGGCCGTCGCCACGTCGCGCAGCTTCACCCAGGGCAACCTGCAGACCACCGAACGTTCGCTCGACGTCGCCATCCGCGGCAACGGCTTCTTCGAGATCCAGATGCCCGACGGCACCACCGGCTACACCCGCGACGGGTCGTTCCAGGTGAACTCGCAGGGCCAGATGGTCACGAACAACGGCTTCCCCGTGCAGCCGGGCATCACCATCCCCGCCAACGCCACCAGCATCACCGTGAGCCAGGAAGGCCTCGTGAGCGTGGTGGTGCCGGGCAACGCCCAGCCCCAGCAGGTGGGCCAGCTGCAGCTGACCAACTTCATCAACCCGGCCGGCCTCGAGCCGCGCGGCCAGAACCTCTACACCGAGACGGCCGCCTCCGGCACGCCCAACACCGGCACGCCGGGCCAGGACAGCTTCGGCCAGCTCCAGCAGGGCGCCCTCGAAACCTCGAACGTGAACGTCGTCGAGGAGCTGGTGGGCATGATCCAGACGCAGCGCGCCTACGAACTCAACTCGAAGGCCATCCAGACCTCCGACCAGATGCTGCAGCGCCTGACGCAGCTGTGA
- the flgF gene encoding flagellar basal-body rod protein FlgF yields the protein MDRMIYLSMSGAKASMQRQDTLANNLANVSTPGFRAELQAFRAVPVQGSGASTRVYALESTPGYNDASGPITSTGRNLDVAVQGNSWLSVQALDGSEAYTRGGALDITADGTLVTRSGLQVLGDGGPIQVPQDTEISIGGDGTVSAKDRNGRTTSLGKLKLVTPETKLERGEDGLFRAEGGDPLDADANARVQDGALEGSNVSAIETMVSMIAAARQFEAQMKMVQTAEQDERAASQLLSNAPR from the coding sequence ATGGACCGCATGATCTACCTGTCGATGTCCGGCGCCAAGGCCAGCATGCAGCGGCAGGACACGCTCGCCAACAACCTGGCGAACGTGTCCACGCCCGGCTTCCGCGCCGAGCTGCAGGCCTTCCGGGCGGTGCCGGTGCAGGGCAGCGGGGCCAGCACGCGGGTGTACGCGCTCGAATCCACGCCGGGCTACAACGACGCCTCGGGCCCCATCACCAGCACCGGCCGCAACCTCGACGTGGCCGTGCAGGGCAACAGCTGGCTGTCGGTGCAGGCGCTCGACGGCAGCGAGGCCTACACGCGGGGCGGGGCGCTCGACATCACGGCCGACGGCACCCTCGTCACCCGCAGCGGCCTGCAGGTGCTGGGCGACGGCGGCCCGATCCAGGTGCCCCAGGACACCGAAATCAGCATCGGCGGCGACGGCACGGTCAGCGCGAAGGACCGCAACGGCCGCACCACGTCGCTCGGCAAGCTCAAGCTCGTCACGCCCGAAACCAAGCTGGAACGGGGCGAGGACGGCCTGTTCCGCGCCGAGGGCGGCGACCCGCTCGACGCCGACGCGAACGCTCGCGTGCAGGACGGCGCGCTCGAAGGCTCCAACGTCAGCGCCATCGAGACCATGGTCTCCATGATCGCCGCCGCCCGCCAGTTCGAGGCCCAGATGAAGATGGTCCAGACCGCCGAGCAGGACGAACGCGCCGCGTCGCAGCTGCTCTCCAACGCGCCGCGCTGA